The genomic stretch CAGAAAATAAAGGGCACAACCAGAAAAAACCAACCGGGCAGAAAAAAAACCGTGTTACAGTCCTGCCCCCTCAGACAGGACGCACACAAAAAGTTCAGGAACGGAGAGTGGCGATCGCCGCGTCGACGATCGCACCAAGACCCTCGACATCCCAGCGCTCAGAACTGAGCACAATATCATATACCGACAGATCATTGATATCTATATTATAATAGCCCAGATATCGCTTCCGTTCGCATTCCTGCCTTTCCTCAGTATGCGCCCGGGCGTGTGTCTCGTCTTCGCTGTCCCGGGACGATATCCTCTTCGTCCGACAGTCCAGCGAAGCGCTCAGCCAGATACGGAGATCCGCGTTCGAGATCATCCATCCAGACAACCTCCCCTCAGCGACGATGTTGTCCTCGCCTTCTGCGGTCTCCTTCTGGCGTGCATCAATAAGTTTGTCTACGGCAGCGTCAGACTCCGCAAGTTTTCCGAAATCGGCAAGAGACATCTCCCGTTCCTTTGCAAGGGACCGGAACATCTCCCCGGCCGAAATTACCCGTAATTCATGTTTTTGTGCAAGATATTTTGCAAGGGACGTCGTGCCGCTCCCCGGCGGCCCGCTGATTGTCATGCGCATTTAGAGCCCTCCGATATTGAGCGCTTTCCGGATCACCTGGCTGATCGTCAGGGAGCAGATCATATACCACAGCATCCAGAGAGGGATGAACCAGAGAAGAATATCCTGGAAAGTGAGCATCCCGACAAAAGGAAGCACCATCGTCTGGGTGATATGGGGGATACGGTACAGAAGCCAGAAGAAGATCGGCACCGACAGGAGGAGAATATAGGCCATCGGCTGGAACTGCTGCTTCGAGATCTCCATCTGGTCCTGCATCATCCGGTCCCTCTTCGCCTCCAGTTTCTTCAGTTTCTTCTCGTCCCCGCCAAGCTGCGCCTCCCGGAACTCCTTCTGGAACTCCCGCATCGACTCCTGGACACGCTGCATCTTCTCGTAATCGATCGTATATTTCTGGATCAGCGACGAATACAGGGCCGTGATCGCGGAGAGGATCATAATCAGCACAAAGAACGGGATAGTTTCCACAAGAGGCCCGAATATCAGGTCCATCGCCCCGCCCACGCCGTCCCGCACCTCAGGGATGCCATAGGAGAGCATCAGCAGGAATGTGAACAGGATTGCAATCGTGCCGCCATGATCCTTGAGCGCCATTGTCACCTCAGAACAGTAACCATCGCGTCGATGGCGTGGTCGAGAAGGAAGTTCTCGTTCCTCACGATCTGGACCGTGCACCCGGTCATCATTGCATAGGCCGCAGCGAAGGCGCGGTTCATCTGCTGATGCTCGACAATGGACCGACTGCCCTCAGCATCACGCTTGCGACTCTCGTCGCCTATCCTCCGCAA from Methanofollis sp. encodes the following:
- the cmk gene encoding (d)CMP kinase encodes the protein MRMTISGPPGSGTTSLAKYLAQKHELRVISAGEMFRSLAKEREMSLADFGKLAESDAAVDKLIDARQKETAEGEDNIVAEGRLSGWMISNADLRIWLSASLDCRTKRISSRDSEDETHARAHTEERQECERKRYLGYYNIDINDLSVYDIVLSSERWDVEGLGAIVDAAIATLRS
- a CDS encoding EMC3/TMCO1 family protein, translated to MALKDHGGTIAILFTFLLMLSYGIPEVRDGVGGAMDLIFGPLVETIPFFVLIMILSAITALYSSLIQKYTIDYEKMQRVQESMREFQKEFREAQLGGDEKKLKKLEAKRDRMMQDQMEISKQQFQPMAYILLLSVPIFFWLLYRIPHITQTMVLPFVGMLTFQDILLWFIPLWMLWYMICSLTISQVIRKALNIGGL